TGGCAATAATTTGTACAAAGGTGGTAATCTCGCCTGTACTAGAATGTAACGGTCACTTTGACTCGATGCGATAgtaggttttattttgttatacgcGAGTAATAGTGTTCACATTTTATAGTTGTTACACTCGTAAGtgattacttaatttattttggggAGTTATTTACATTATCGCTTAGATAAATAGTGTATtctattagttattttttaactatgtttttttttgtattacaatgcttagttaataataaatctggGTAAGTatgatatgtaattttttattcaaataaatagtatttctATTCACAATttacacttttaaatattattctaaatatcaAACTGATATTCGCTACTTAACTAAATCACACATGTActtaaaagcatttaaaatagtttattattttattatacaaaaatagtaattacatATCAAACTTattcatttagtttttaataatgtaatggtaaataaatgttttgaataacGCAATTCAAGCAATAACTCGTACTTCTTAGCAAGACTGACTTAAATGTTCGTTTAATCACAgtcattcaaatatatataaaacacatacatccaGTTACTTAGattaatgtaaatagtaaaaacattacatatctcgtacgatttatttttattttctatatcattatataatgtacGTTGAAATGTATAACTATATTGGCAGCGACACGTAGTTACCACTAAGCCGCcctttacttaatttttaaataaatgtttatttttaatgttgcgTTATCgtgtttaactttaatttttaacggtCAGTATCCGCTAACGGAGTAGAGACGCGTTATATCGGAAACATTAAGATTTCGTATGTTAAGCGAGATTCTGAACGAAATCTTATTGATTTTCATCTCTCTTCGATTTAGAGAATAcgtattatttagttatagttcttactaatattagtAGCAGCTACCAACTGCCTCTGTGTCGTCTTAGATTCCTTGTCTCGAATATTATGATGGATGATTCATAAcccattgtttatttaactatcattgatcaataatttttttaatttatcacaaaatatattacaagtacgtaaagattaaatttttctttcgattcgtattaatatacattttataatgaatctAAGACGACCGCCtgtgtatataataagtagtttttttttttttttttacaaatgtcATTGCATTTTAGTAACTATAGAATACGTTAAGATTACTAACTGgtgcaattttaatatttgctttttattgttaaaatatacagtGGGATTGGTTGATATAGATACATTCAAGAGAGGCGTAACTCTCGGCGTACCTAAACGTGATCAATATATAATCAGAATATAGAATACACTTTCCGAAAAACAAATACCAATTTAGTATGATTCTCCGCTAACCAATCATACTGTATACATACTTTTcgttaatcataaaatttgtcaGGTTAATTGttactagtataatattttaaatacaatacggTGCCTGCAGATCATTGTATCAATAACATCTAATAACTTAAGGATATACTCAAAGTAAAACGTATAAAAGGTTATAGTATGtaccatatatattatacttttatagttctgtatcaaaatattttatggagGTATCAAATACAGATGTTCTACTTATGGGGTATAAAGGTAAcagtatgatatttatttaaagtgtcCGTCGGAAAGTGTTAAATTACCGTTCGAAAGTGGCGCATTTAAGTACAACGTATAACTgggtataaaattaaaagttctcGTTATCTATACACTCAATAATTAGATGCAAGAAAATGGTTGTTCCCCCTGTTGATACCTTACGTACGAAGTACGTTTCTCCTTTAAATTGGTAACATCACGTCTCCGTTATACAGATTTATACATTCCGATTAGAGTTTCGATTATGTACAAAATCAtagataacaaaacatttaacataCTTTGCGATCCAAGTAAGATTAGGATCGATTCAGCGCTattttgtgacgtcacaggTTAAATGAAACTCATTCAAGTAATAACGttcgtaattaaattttatattagaatacaCCGAAATATACAGACAAATACATGCATATTGGTATGCAAAAGAGGATTTCTTTAATAGTACGATGTCTTAATCAATCAACCGATTGATTGAGTCATCGATCAATCGACGTTAGTTCTGAATTTTGCCACGCGccaataaatttcttttagcactataaacaaataactgCTAACGTGCTAAcgtaaaaaactatttacatacatacatatatatttttttttattactcttgACGCATATTGATCACTGACGTTTCTATTCTTAATTGGATCCCGATGAAaggatattttgttatttaaacagtTGTAATATGCCACCTCGAATTTTCACAGTTTAGCTACAAAATAGGAATTCCGAATTCAAACTACCTACATTCTTTTGTTTGGAACGGTTACATCACATTTTATACACTAATTACtttgtaatacaaaatatttttgtttattcttctTGACTTATAAATTGGATCAAGATTCTTACATTGAAACAACTTTTctaaatttgcaaaatatgttgaattcataaatatagaaatccCAGTGGAATCTTCGTAATAATAAGCAAATTAAGTTTTGTAACTaacaaattgaatttgttcaaaatattttaaacagcaaattaaatatgtatttcactAAAGTCtaataattacacaatatcgatatttgaattttatactaCAATCATTAAAATGTCCAATGCTATCGgagcaatattttttactaagcATAGTTGTGagtaatcataaattaaattatatatgatttttgcgaaaatttctcaaatattGAACAAAACTATAATAGATTATGGATTTAGAAATGCGTTcgtgtgtttattgtttataacaattatgcgtaattttgtaaaacctttatgatatattttaacttcacttctcattcaatttattcatcTGACGCCGTTCCTTCCTTAGGGAGAGATTGTTGTCCGAATCAAATGACTATAGCACACTTACTGGATGatcaatatatatctattggtttttgaattaaatatttttttttaacagaaacaTGTTACAtacgttaatattttactttaacataattatatctgTTATATTTAAGCAACTCATGTTCCAACGATATCTGAATGTAGCCTTActggaattaaataaatgcgaaTAAACACTGACTAAATAACTAAGTGCCTAAAGAATTCATCTTAGTAGTCCTTAGATATAATTgatgtgtttatttagttGTTATTAACCTGAAATGAAGATTAATGCTTAGGAAAGTATTGTAATAAtgtcacaaaaataatatcagtgcctataattatttaatgtattaattatagatattaaaatactctTGCCAAGGAAAGGTGTCTGTGCTTAAAACATTTACTTGCTCTTTTCTTGGtctgaattataatattagttgtgGTACCCTGAATGTGCAAAATATTCACGTGACGCCGGCTATATGTATGATGgacttttatattgtattgttctatgtttatttttgtgactAAACGTGTCAAAGAGACATTACGatgttttaaactaatttttaaatctttttcagtttttttttcagatttttCAGATTTTCCGTATTTTGTGTATTGGTACTTTACAGGAATGTTGTAAttgcacatttattataatttcgctTGGATAGAGGAcatgaaattatgaatataaatttatccactcaattattatgataaacttttttatatcgtGGCATGTAAAGAAAGTTTTTCTAggtgtaatataattatataattacctaTTACTTTtgttatgaatgaataatttttgtgaaataCAGGAATAAAGCAGAGAATATTTCTATAACCGTATTTTGTTTAGCTGCTATTAAAGTAAGAAATACCCTAGTTGTGGTTCACGATTTTGTGCCTACATTTTGAACATAAAGAGACTTGTTTTTTGCCGCAGTATCATCAGCCAAACTAGGTTAACCAAATTGAACAGTTATGAATCATTGGactattgaaaaattgtttattttacgtcGTTTGGGctattatagattatttataacctCATTTTTGAAGTCTGCTAAAAatacaagaataaaaattgatttttaagtttaaatttcgaatttttgGGTACTTCAACTAATTTGCGCAAAAATTGGCAGCTCTGTTACTTATCTCCAACGTTGGATTTTTTACCACCTTACTGTTAgtttagtatataaataacaataaagaaaatttttgtctataatttcaataatttgatataaaaaaaatatggtaaCACTCCGTCCGTCAGACGTCAATTGACAATCCAGCTCAAcctataaagtataaacacCATCGTCATTTACcaacatattacatttaaatcacGTTTACGTTTCTTTAACAAGATATCAATACagtcatttttcatttttcagtTGTATATTACATTCTAATTTGTAATTCatgatttatatcatttatctaaatatatatgtaaatacacGGACAGTTTTTAGAAGGTCTaatgtgttaattatttaagactaTGGATAAACTGTTTAAAGATAAATCATTTGAAGAGTTTACAGTAGTAAGttgatgaaaatattacacttTCAATTTagcaatcattttattaatttatatcaatatttcatattaattattttataattttcagacATGTGacgaaattataaacaatctgTTTGAACACGAAGTCATTGTCCAGCCTaccaacaaaattttatttaattcggtCAGAAAAGAAATACGCGACATCGTTTGTAATACATGCtgcgatttaaataaaatttcaaagattTTATACGATAATGAATATGAAGAAGAAAaagttgattattttttatctgcaaTTCAGAAGAGAAAGAACGAGTTGCTCTACTTAATATTACTTCATCATAATAGTAAACAAGGTGAAACAGTGGCTTTATTTGATTGTGCTCTTAAACTTGTTTGCGGCACCAGTGAGTTGAAGACCTTGAAATATCCAATTCTTCAACTGGCATTAACAACTTATAATAATACCGAGCACAAGCAGAGATTATATgatgttgataaaaatatgttaagaaAACTGATTGATGTTTTAGAGAGtagtgatttaaattaatgatccAAACAAGTCTgcgtttcattttattcctTAAGTTTtagtactattttataaatactgaaCAGTTTAATCATGGTACAGTACTTGGTACTTGGTactcaatatttaattgtataggATTCAAAATAAGTTTACAGCTCATCAAAATTTTACATCCAGGTATCTTTCCAGTCACCATTTACAAATGACTTAATTATATTGAGTCTAAGAATTGAAAGTCAACCTAGCTGTTACAAATTCTGTATTACAAATGTTGCTAATTGGAAGTTTGTTCATTTGGCAAGTGAttcagttaatttataatcatgttctgaaacattttatttcttaataaataattaccataTTTAGTTCTtagtttacaaaatttttatatggtactcttatttattatgcacCACCATGactcattaattttttgtccTCCCCTTTTttgggttgcctggtagagatcgctgcTAACGATAAGGCCAACATCTGTGCATtgttttctaatatattattaagtattaattaaacgttttctatatggtgtacaataaagaatttttcattcattcattatctCTCGGTAAACATGTGGAAGAAGGTCGAACTTCAcgaatacaaacaatatatgtGTCTTGCTAAAAAAAGGCAGAACATAACTTACAGCTCATTTTTGAAAGTATATCAACAGTAACGAATTTTCTTGTTAAGTAACAACATGCACTCTAGATTCAGTTCTATTACTTTCAAGTTTCAGGTTGAATATGCATAAACTCCATATGACAATGATTTATTCCCCAAAATGTAATTTCTGACAAATTACTGCAGAAGCTTTTGTTATGTATATCTTATTTCTCGACTATTAAAAACATCTTTAGGCCCATAATCTTAACATTatcttattcaaaaataattaactaaataattaaaaaataattaacaaaacaaaagcaaatatttattatgtttgaagGAAATAATAAGAGGCTGGAAAAAAACACTGATGCTGatactgttttataaatttatttataagagacATTCACACATCAACATCAACTTTCCTCAGTACATGACAAATAGCTTAATTTAATGCAATGTACATGAGCCaaattattagtttaataaaaaatacaattcatgagcagaagttattttttaatgaacattTGTGATGTTTGGTTTTTATCACAAATTATGAcactacatatttaaaatgatagtAAATAAACAGCTGCCTCAATATAGGTCCATACATATGCGCAACTGCACGTGATTTCACGTCACCGCCGCCGACAGATGTTTTGTAAATGCAaattactttcgtatttaatgATCGGTATAAAACAGGATATTTCCAAAAATAGAAATCACGGTATGTATAATCACAGactgctttaaaaatattacaacaaaaaacacgtagtcattttgtatttaatcacTAAATTTGTATAGTATTATCAATCAAAAACGCCTGCCTTCAAGGAAATTCTTAACTTAtgagcaaaaaaatattaaactacacAGACTTGTATTACATTTGATATGGAATGTCTCACTCATTTTTACTGCTAATATACTTGAGATAATACCTGACCTCACTCATTCAAGTGTcacttcaaaattttatagaaacatataaaattacaaaaatgtttaggaaataattatgtgGGTACATATAACTGTAAAAAATGACAccataattgtatattaatatcaaaccttacataatataatctaattgTATGTATGAGGTGGAATAATCTACTTGCAGTTTGCACTGCATTTTCTAACTTGTTACAAGTTCTACACGTCTAAATACCATATAATTAACTGTAGTCTGtatatgcataaaaattgtatagttTAATCGAAAAACTTGGCCGCCATCTTCCtacattccaaatttaaaaattgtagcCACATGTCTAATATCAATCAATTTACAATTACACGATTTACGACGAGAAAAATCCTAACCATATCTCACTTGCCATAGGAGCAACTTACAATACATTCCATGTTTATGCTTGTATCAAAGAGAGCTCAATGCAACCTAAATTTTACaacttatttaatgataaaataataggaCAATTTTAACACGAGTGCatagatacaaaatatattaaaggaaaataattaaattttatattttattacatcataACAATATACGTTGTTCAAAAAGTAAATCATatgcaacaaaatatttcgaaaAGGCAATGAATTACATTTATggataattcatattatatacataaatcaaaaatgtatcaaattataaagaagCTTTCAGTGGTCTTGCATTGAAAGCTATAACGATCAAGTTACGTGTTACCAAGTGCATATATAATCATGAATAGCTTTTCATCAATAAAAGCCATAACATATCAGAATCCCAGCGCTCGATCTGTCAAGCTAACGtattatacaacaaatatatattataaacatatgcTTTACATcggtaatattaataaaattagacATATCAGAATTGCAACTACATTCCATGTTTTGTGTAATCATTTGATTTGATCTTAAAAATGCGCCAAAACGTCATTTtaagaatgtttaattaatattttctaatcagctaggaaaataataaaccaaTTACGCAATCTATTTTAGGAGAGTGTATCGCCAAACGTCACAACTAAATACCCCTGTAAAAATGGCACCAACTTATCGCACCGTATACTGCCTACATAactttgttattgtatataattataaaagatcgATTCTAGcgatttcaaaatgtataaaatcttaattttacataagCAAGCACGCTAAACTTAAACTATAAACATTCTATATGAAGGTCAAATTCCAAACTGAAATCCgagtttacaataaaaatcagCAGTCGAACTTAGTTCGATATTACACCACAGTactaaaggaaaataaattataggcTCTTTTTAGACGTCTCCTCTTTGCCTCCTGGACCATGTTGTAGACTCGCGGCTCTGGAATTAATTGGCCACCGCGACGTCGGTCGTCGTTTCCTGCAATATTAACACTACATTTATAAtgcgcaaaaaaaaaagtaataatgaaatttttttggtcaataaaaagaaatttaatctTCTAGACTCAATGTGCCTGAACCAGACTTTTACATTAAACCACTTTCACTTTacttatttgaaacaaataaatatttaccatttCCGTTTTTAATTCAGGGACAGTTGGAATCTCAGGAATTAAGTCCGCAATTTTATCGGCGATTGGTAGTGattcctaaaattgaaatgacatttaaatgattttttaaataacgaaCATGTTTACCCGCGCAGAAACTCTATGTACAATATACATGTTAGACAGGAAATACAAAGTGtgatttaaacatattatttatctacaatgtacacaattttacattggcttaaatttaatctaacGGCAAGAAACTTCATTGATTATGCAAAAAGGGTAATAGAGCAGCAAAATGTGAATGGCTAGCGAGATATTAATAGCCAAAAAACCTTTATGATTCTACCTGATACTTGTAAATCAAATTGCCGTTGGACAAAATATAAGGTTCTATATTAAACAcgatttcttaaatattttattataaatggtgatcaatatataaaatggtgCAAAAGAAAATATGCGAACATATCGTATTATTACATTCATACAAACCAGAAAGcattaaattaactaataGCGGGGAGCACACAAACATGCACGTCTACTGAAAGCGTCGGCATCGCACGGGACGGGACGAGGGGCAGGGGAAGGGGAGCGAATGTACATGAAGACAGTGGAATTAAATCGATCCGTCTCTTCCTGTTATTGACGTTTCACGCATGCTGAGAGAAAATGCTCATGAACTAAAATACGGGAACCGTTAACGATACCAAAATGCTCCAAATACTAATCCTCTACAAGGGCAAAGTCCGGCGTATTCACCTGAGCGTCGTGCGGCGGCAGGTCGGCGGGCGCGGGCTCGCCCGGCCCCGCGCCGGGGGAGCTGGCGCCGTTCGTCACCGCTGCCTCCCCGTTCCCGTTCCCGTTCATTACCACCTCGTTCGTCTCAATGACGTCCGCGATCATCTCTTTGGCTTTAATTTTCAGACTCTCGCTGTCGCTGATCGCATCCGAGCAGCGCTCGTTTATCTCGTTCTGAGAAATAACGCTCACGTCGACTTCGGTCTCTTTTAATTCACAAATTTCACTGTCCTGTTCGACGTGTGGCATTTCGACGTCGCTCGATCCGTTCATCAACTCTTCGGCCGGGGGCGGTAGCGCCTCCTGATCTTCCAATGTGCCTTCGACGTCTACGT
Above is a genomic segment from Zerene cesonia ecotype Mississippi chromosome 19, Zerene_cesonia_1.1, whole genome shotgun sequence containing:
- the LOC119834623 gene encoding uncharacterized protein LOC119834623, with the translated sequence MDKLFKDKSFEEFTVTCDEIINNLFEHEVIVQPTNKILFNSVRKEIRDIVCNTCCDLNKISKILYDNEYEEEKVDYFLSAIQKRKNELLYLILLHHNSKQGETVALFDCALKLVCGTSELKTLKYPILQLALTTYNNTEHKQRLYDVDKNMLRKLIDVLESSDLN